A single genomic interval of Mycolicibacterium holsaticum DSM 44478 = JCM 12374 harbors:
- the istA gene encoding IS21 family transposase, which translates to MFREVSVVEIREVLRTWLAGHGLRVVASQAGVDRKTARRYVEAAVAAGLDRAGGVDQLDDALIGAVVTVVRPDRPQGHGSVWEVLCTNHSQINQWVDKGLTVVKIGDLLARQGVIVPQRTLHRYCQEHTKYQGRRRGGTVPVVDGEPGMECQIDFARMGMLFDTATGRRRVVHALIFTAVYSRHMFVWLTFSQTLTAVIDGCEAAWDFFGGVFKVLIPDNMGTVVAHADSVNPRFTVGWLEYSQARGFATDPARVAHPQDKPRVERMVQYVRNNFFAGEEFSDLADAQHRAQLWCAQKAGLRIHGTTCAQPAVVFADREAPALLAAPTLRYVVPVYAEVKVARDYHVQLAKALYSIPHHLRGQTLSARADGELAKFYHRGQLVKTHPRQPAGTRSTDPADLPADKTGYAMRDLHRLIATAAGHGPNIGIYAERLLDHDLPWTRMRQVYRLLGLVKRYGPAPVDTACARALDLDVVSMTKITAMLEQAIENSPVPPPRAASGLAAARFARDPRDYRPTPRPEWLQVIDGGTTDDQKGL; encoded by the coding sequence ATGTTTCGGGAGGTTTCTGTGGTCGAGATTCGTGAAGTGCTTCGGACGTGGCTGGCTGGCCACGGACTGCGGGTGGTGGCCAGCCAGGCTGGGGTGGATCGCAAAACTGCGCGGCGCTATGTCGAGGCCGCGGTGGCTGCTGGCTTGGACCGGGCCGGTGGGGTCGATCAGCTCGATGACGCGTTGATCGGCGCGGTGGTCACCGTGGTGCGCCCGGACCGGCCGCAAGGGCACGGATCGGTGTGGGAAGTGCTGTGCACCAACCATAGTCAGATCAACCAGTGGGTCGACAAGGGCCTGACGGTGGTCAAGATCGGTGACCTGCTGGCCCGCCAGGGCGTGATCGTTCCGCAGCGCACGTTGCACCGCTACTGCCAGGAACACACCAAGTATCAGGGCCGGCGCCGGGGTGGGACGGTGCCGGTCGTCGACGGCGAACCCGGGATGGAATGCCAGATCGACTTCGCCCGGATGGGCATGCTGTTTGACACTGCGACGGGCAGGCGTCGGGTGGTGCATGCGCTGATCTTCACCGCGGTGTATTCCCGGCACATGTTCGTATGGCTGACGTTTTCCCAAACCCTGACCGCGGTCATCGACGGCTGCGAAGCAGCCTGGGATTTCTTCGGCGGTGTCTTCAAAGTCCTCATTCCCGACAACATGGGAACGGTTGTTGCCCATGCAGATTCAGTGAACCCCAGGTTCACCGTGGGGTGGCTGGAATACTCCCAGGCCCGCGGCTTCGCCACCGACCCGGCTCGGGTGGCCCACCCACAAGACAAACCGCGTGTGGAGCGGATGGTGCAGTACGTGCGCAACAACTTCTTCGCCGGCGAAGAGTTCAGCGACCTCGCTGACGCCCAACACCGCGCCCAGCTGTGGTGCGCCCAGAAAGCGGGTCTGCGTATCCATGGCACCACCTGCGCCCAGCCGGCGGTGGTGTTCGCCGACCGGGAGGCACCGGCACTGTTGGCTGCTCCGACGCTGCGGTATGTGGTGCCGGTATATGCCGAGGTCAAAGTGGCCCGCGACTATCACGTCCAGCTGGCCAAGGCGTTGTATTCGATCCCGCACCACCTGCGCGGCCAGACGCTATCGGCGCGGGCCGATGGCGAGTTGGCCAAGTTCTACCATCGCGGACAGCTGGTGAAGACTCACCCACGTCAACCCGCCGGGACCCGCTCTACTGACCCCGCTGATCTGCCCGCAGATAAGACCGGATACGCGATGCGCGATCTGCACCGGCTCATCGCCACCGCAGCCGGTCACGGCCCGAATATCGGCATCTACGCCGAACGCCTGCTCGATCACGATCTGCCCTGGACCAGGATGCGTCAGGTGTATCGGCTGCTCGGGCTGGTCAAACGCTACGGCCCCGCCCCGGTGGACACCGCCTGCGCGCGCGCCCTGGATCTCGATGTCGTCTCGATGACCAAGATCACCGCCATGCTGGAGCAGGCCATCGAGAACAGCCCCGTCCCGCCGCCGCGGGCTGCCTCCGGGTTGGCTGCAGCCCGGTTCGCCCGCGATCCCCGCGACTACCGCCCCACACCGCGGCCGGAATGGTTGCAGGTCATCGACGGCGGCACCACCGACGATCAGAAGGGGCTGTGA
- a CDS encoding ATP-binding protein, with amino-acid sequence MTKPAKEVVTDPISPDLKKAMRQLKLSPILDTLPDRLALARQQHLSHAAFLELVLADEATRRDTSSAARRARIAGLDPTMRLDTWDEDAAVRYDRTLWTDLTSLRFLDAAHGAVVLGAVGVGKTHLATALGHIAVRRRVPTLMLRADAMFKRLRASRLDNSTEAEIRRLAQVRLLIIDDFALQPLDATATADFYELVVARHQRSATIVTSNRGPDEWLSVMTDAMLAESAVDRLTSTAHELIIEGPSYRQRQKPSVDSSPSTTDHPR; translated from the coding sequence ATGACCAAGCCTGCCAAAGAGGTTGTCACTGATCCGATCTCACCCGACTTGAAGAAGGCGATGCGCCAACTCAAACTCTCACCGATACTCGACACCCTGCCCGACCGACTCGCCCTGGCCCGCCAACAGCACCTCTCCCACGCCGCGTTCCTCGAACTGGTCCTCGCCGACGAAGCCACCCGCCGCGACACCAGCTCCGCCGCGCGGCGAGCCCGCATCGCCGGCCTCGATCCCACCATGCGTCTAGACACCTGGGACGAAGATGCTGCGGTGCGCTACGACCGGACCCTGTGGACCGACCTGACCAGTCTGCGGTTCCTCGACGCCGCCCACGGTGCGGTGGTCCTCGGGGCGGTCGGCGTCGGCAAAACTCACCTCGCGACCGCGCTGGGCCACATTGCGGTGCGTCGACGAGTCCCGACACTGATGCTGCGTGCTGATGCAATGTTCAAGCGGCTCAGAGCTTCTCGACTCGACAACAGCACCGAAGCCGAGATACGGCGACTCGCGCAAGTGCGCTTGCTGATTATCGATGACTTCGCACTGCAACCGCTCGACGCTACAGCCACCGCCGACTTCTACGAACTGGTTGTCGCCAGACATCAACGCAGCGCGACCATTGTGACCTCAAATCGTGGACCCGATGAATGGTTGTCGGTCATGACCGACGCGATGCTCGCCGAATCCGCCGTCGACCGACTTACCTCCACCGCGCACGAACTCATCATCGAGGGGCCGTCCTACCGGCAACGCCAGAAGCCCTCAGTTGACAGCTCGCCGTCAACCACAGATCATCCCCGTTGA
- the wzy gene encoding O-antigen polysaccharide polymerase Wzy: MAVPKGANAAIIWSCLLVQYVLLVASVWRPITIYRDIPTYFSAEFLFLFFAYLIFFYPYQLHVLGILDVSQSRYFPGNAFPEQSNHAIILSLVGTVAFRAGTNFVQSASHQSRPKKRRLDSLTVEDLTFPVFALQLVLMVAYEFVGLKAAGEGRYSDAAVGGALADGIYLWITVLAMVTFALVAFPSTSIEPRSPIFLWLAVLLSTVWAVRILLAGDRNSFMLIAIVAAGGILTFRFRGGRMALALLCAFGLTLYTAIAQLRSERVDSLLDFVLSGGPLSTAAGDRDTSFNITTITLRAALANVPENLDYGYGIYKLIGFAGVVPFIRGVLIPPEMSYIQSSDVLTDILLGPSASWGVGSNVIVDVYLDFGLVGVPILLFALGLAMKYVQNSVARSPASLWRAVFYLVTMALVAETPRYSLAFPVRPLLWVLLLFGVVSLLSSTLDSRRNRAQSRVRSPRKL, from the coding sequence ATGGCCGTTCCGAAGGGTGCAAATGCAGCTATCATCTGGAGCTGCCTATTGGTGCAGTATGTGTTGCTCGTAGCGTCAGTTTGGCGGCCTATAACCATTTACCGCGACATACCTACGTATTTTTCCGCTGAGTTCCTGTTTCTCTTTTTCGCATATTTGATTTTCTTCTATCCATACCAGCTTCATGTGCTGGGAATCCTCGACGTCTCCCAAAGCCGCTATTTTCCCGGGAACGCCTTTCCTGAGCAGTCGAACCATGCGATAATCTTATCGCTGGTTGGTACCGTGGCGTTTCGCGCCGGAACAAATTTCGTGCAGTCGGCGTCGCATCAGTCTCGTCCAAAGAAGAGGCGGCTCGATTCATTAACCGTTGAAGACCTCACATTTCCGGTCTTTGCGCTACAGCTTGTATTGATGGTCGCATATGAATTTGTGGGACTTAAAGCTGCCGGCGAAGGTAGGTACTCCGATGCCGCTGTCGGCGGAGCGCTCGCTGACGGAATATACCTATGGATCACGGTCCTAGCGATGGTGACATTTGCTTTAGTGGCTTTCCCCTCCACTAGTATCGAGCCTCGGAGTCCGATTTTCCTGTGGTTGGCGGTGCTCTTGTCAACGGTTTGGGCGGTACGGATTCTACTAGCCGGAGACCGTAATTCCTTTATGCTTATTGCTATTGTGGCGGCGGGAGGAATACTTACTTTCCGCTTCCGTGGAGGCCGTATGGCACTTGCACTCCTGTGCGCCTTCGGACTCACATTGTATACTGCAATTGCGCAGTTGCGATCAGAGCGAGTGGACTCACTCCTTGACTTCGTACTTAGTGGCGGACCATTAAGCACCGCCGCCGGCGATCGTGACACAAGCTTCAATATCACAACGATTACCTTGCGTGCCGCGTTAGCGAACGTACCGGAGAATCTTGACTACGGGTATGGAATCTACAAGCTGATTGGCTTCGCGGGGGTCGTTCCATTTATCCGCGGAGTTTTGATTCCACCAGAAATGTCGTACATACAGTCGTCGGATGTACTGACGGATATCCTCTTAGGTCCATCAGCCTCATGGGGTGTCGGTTCGAATGTAATCGTTGACGTATACCTAGATTTTGGCCTAGTCGGTGTGCCCATTCTGCTGTTCGCACTCGGACTGGCGATGAAATATGTTCAAAATAGTGTAGCCCGGTCTCCCGCTTCGTTATGGCGTGCTGTGTTTTACCTGGTAACAATGGCACTCGTAGCGGAGACTCCGCGATACTCGCTGGCCTTTCCTGTCCGGCCCCTATTATGGGTACTACTCCTTTTTGGGGTGGTCTCATTATTGTCTAGTACCCTAGATTCGCGTAGAAACAGAGCGCAAAGCCGCGTTCGAAGTCCGAGAAAACTTTGA
- a CDS encoding NAD-dependent epimerase/dehydratase family protein, producing MRALVTGGAGFIGGHLAGALLARGDEVVIVDSLTDYYEPALKRATADNLTRRGARFVEGDLNTIPLESLLDVDVVFHQAGQPGVRQSWGREFATYVSSNIGATQRLLEAVNASHRSPLVVYASSSSVYGAAESYPTTELALPQPRSPYGVTKLAGEHLATLYAHNFGVRTVSLRYFTVYGPRQRPDMAFTRFIRAALEGSDIHVYGDGEQVRDFTFVDDIVAANLAVADKNAHLGSVFNVSGGSSCSVNEVLDVLESITDRPLTVRRLPQVQGDVRRTSGDSSSLSEATGWRPLTTIDEGLRSQVEWMKSVIAAGYR from the coding sequence GTGCGTGCATTGGTGACGGGTGGCGCAGGTTTCATCGGCGGACATCTCGCAGGAGCCCTTCTAGCCCGGGGAGACGAGGTGGTGATCGTCGACAGCCTCACTGACTACTACGAACCAGCGCTAAAGCGAGCCACAGCCGATAACCTAACGCGGAGGGGCGCGCGGTTTGTCGAAGGTGACCTCAACACTATCCCGTTGGAATCGTTACTAGACGTCGATGTTGTATTCCATCAGGCGGGACAACCGGGCGTCCGTCAGTCTTGGGGTCGCGAATTCGCTACCTATGTTTCGTCGAACATTGGAGCGACGCAGCGCCTGCTCGAGGCTGTGAATGCCTCGCATCGCTCTCCGCTAGTTGTTTACGCCTCTTCGTCTTCGGTTTACGGAGCCGCCGAGTCGTATCCGACTACGGAGCTAGCTCTGCCCCAGCCGCGAAGCCCATATGGCGTCACCAAACTGGCCGGCGAGCACCTTGCAACTTTGTACGCGCACAACTTTGGTGTGCGAACGGTGTCGCTCCGGTACTTCACCGTGTATGGCCCCCGGCAACGCCCTGACATGGCCTTCACTCGCTTCATACGAGCCGCCCTTGAGGGAAGCGATATACACGTCTACGGGGATGGGGAGCAGGTCCGAGATTTCACATTTGTGGATGACATCGTTGCAGCGAACCTAGCTGTCGCCGACAAGAACGCCCACCTTGGTTCCGTTTTCAACGTATCCGGCGGCAGCAGCTGCTCTGTTAATGAGGTTCTGGACGTCCTAGAATCCATCACAGATAGGCCACTTACAGTGCGACGACTGCCCCAAGTTCAGGGTGACGTTCGACGCACCAGTGGTGACAGCTCATCACTGAGCGAAGCGACGGGATGGCGACCGCTCACGACAATCGACGAAGGTTTGCGCTCCCAAGTCGAATGGATGAAATCAGTCATTGCCGCCGGATACCGCTGA
- a CDS encoding sulfotransferase family 2 domain-containing protein translates to MPVLTVGKKQILYIHVPKTGGTSVEHLLRSYGGSVTLHTTQRLTLPCTPQHFHGELLKQVLGSTSNAESREHNFDFVFMTVRHPILRLLSEYRHQRTMYRMRATVSPNSRRPKLRDGAITQWLSMDLWCRYALLRYSRDPFFSDNHLRPQVEFSIWNPVVYRLEDGLESIRARLDEILGIRGELPTEPQKVSNDRNGDPQSLKSSTRRLIQAHFARDFAEYGYQLDGSLDSRCWW, encoded by the coding sequence ATGCCAGTACTCACCGTTGGCAAGAAGCAAATCCTCTATATCCATGTGCCCAAAACGGGGGGAACGTCGGTTGAACACCTCCTGCGATCGTACGGAGGCAGCGTCACACTACATACCACGCAGCGATTGACGCTCCCGTGCACGCCACAGCACTTCCACGGTGAATTGCTTAAACAGGTGTTGGGCTCGACCTCCAATGCGGAGAGCCGCGAACACAATTTTGATTTCGTATTCATGACCGTGCGGCATCCAATTTTACGGTTATTGAGCGAATACCGCCATCAACGAACTATGTATAGAATGAGAGCAACCGTATCGCCGAATAGCCGGCGCCCCAAGCTTAGGGACGGTGCTATCACCCAGTGGTTGAGCATGGATCTTTGGTGCCGGTACGCGTTACTGCGCTACTCGCGCGATCCGTTCTTCTCAGATAACCATTTAAGACCACAGGTCGAATTCTCAATCTGGAACCCGGTCGTGTACCGGCTGGAAGATGGCCTCGAGAGCATTCGGGCACGCCTAGACGAAATCCTCGGCATTCGGGGCGAGTTGCCAACCGAACCTCAGAAAGTATCGAACGACCGCAACGGAGATCCTCAGAGCCTTAAAAGTAGCACCCGTCGGCTAATCCAGGCTCATTTCGCACGCGACTTCGCAGAGTACGGCTACCAACTCGACGGTTCGCTTGACTCGAGGTGCTGGTGGTGA
- a CDS encoding polysaccharide pyruvyl transferase family protein yields MSRHAGGGQDRGGMQQSTERMDIVRTVIVGNLWGRNFGDDLMLRGLAAQLPRGELKILCQQNADVLRESGMSAEPFSLMRYWRAIQRADRVVIPGGTHLQFLADTPSGRQYRLLAAFLVLAVLARAAGARSDMEAIGIGPLETRMSRLLARWICQLQNSISVRDKVTRDLVSDCGRTATLVEDLALPFLRQWRSEHPVVASPDTDSYVVAAPAFARYDTQWWVDNLSELTAATGVHRIVFLASGKQKGGSDIDAINTIARHLNRAGLRLGQTHVYHGDTDAALHFIDKAAAIAAARYHVVLASRALGKHVVAEAYHPKVLDAMKVEPID; encoded by the coding sequence ATGAGCCGTCATGCGGGCGGCGGTCAGGACAGGGGTGGAATGCAGCAGTCGACTGAACGCATGGATATTGTTCGCACAGTCATCGTTGGTAACTTATGGGGCCGAAATTTTGGGGACGACCTCATGCTGCGAGGTCTAGCTGCACAGTTGCCTCGTGGGGAACTCAAGATTCTTTGTCAGCAGAATGCTGACGTTTTGCGAGAGTCGGGTATGAGCGCAGAGCCCTTCTCGTTGATGCGCTATTGGCGCGCGATACAGCGAGCCGATCGCGTAGTGATCCCTGGCGGTACGCATCTGCAATTCTTAGCGGACACGCCTTCTGGCCGCCAGTACCGACTCCTTGCCGCCTTTCTCGTTCTAGCAGTTCTTGCCCGCGCCGCAGGTGCCAGATCTGATATGGAAGCCATTGGCATCGGGCCACTCGAGACGCGGATGTCCCGCCTACTTGCCCGATGGATATGCCAGCTCCAAAACTCGATTTCCGTGCGGGACAAGGTAACACGCGACTTGGTGTCAGATTGTGGCAGAACTGCGACGCTGGTTGAAGATTTGGCATTGCCCTTTCTCCGCCAATGGCGTAGCGAGCACCCTGTGGTTGCATCCCCGGATACGGATTCGTACGTCGTCGCGGCTCCCGCCTTCGCTCGCTATGACACACAGTGGTGGGTCGATAACCTTTCCGAATTGACGGCAGCAACAGGCGTGCATCGAATCGTCTTTCTTGCATCCGGGAAGCAGAAGGGTGGGTCCGACATCGATGCGATCAATACGATAGCCAGACACCTCAATAGGGCCGGCCTGCGCCTTGGCCAAACACACGTTTATCACGGGGATACGGACGCCGCCCTGCACTTCATCGACAAGGCAGCCGCGATCGCCGCAGCCCGTTACCACGTCGTTCTCGCCAGCCGTGCGCTTGGCAAGCACGTTGTCGCAGAGGCATACCACCCGAAAGTACTTGACGCGATGAAAGTAGAACCGATTGACTGA
- a CDS encoding glycosyltransferase: MTELRVCFFIPSFADGGAQRQCIMLLNELGTRPNVHVTLVRTASGVHDHLLSTDGIEVRNIRLRSNFDPMVIPRVARLLRETKSQILISWLQASDVPSYFIRMLSRDTKWIMTERNSFYRNEWRFRLRNWVGRRADAIISNSSAGDAYWAALQPNGNRYVIGNVVTAPGTSRNSHVRFSGTRLVVFAGRLEAQKNVGVTLEAFITASARDPNLRFRIIGEGSERGSLERRTRIAGLGETIEFTGFVPDLQPHLAEADLLVTLSTYEGMPNVLVEAITTGVPVVVSGISQHLEIVGADYPYVVDVGADAQTAADAIISAAYDAGAPDTLADARAALLARTPTRVADEYLDAFRHTIRSSQSPLLD, encoded by the coding sequence TTGACTGAACTCCGAGTCTGCTTCTTCATACCATCTTTTGCTGACGGTGGTGCTCAACGACAATGCATAATGCTTTTAAACGAGCTGGGGACGCGGCCAAATGTTCACGTGACGCTAGTTCGCACAGCGAGTGGAGTGCACGATCACCTGCTTTCGACCGACGGTATCGAAGTACGCAACATCCGCCTACGCTCGAACTTCGATCCAATGGTAATCCCGCGGGTGGCACGTCTTCTTCGCGAGACGAAATCGCAAATCTTGATCTCTTGGCTGCAGGCCAGCGACGTTCCGAGTTATTTCATCCGCATGCTGTCACGCGATACTAAGTGGATAATGACGGAGAGGAATTCGTTCTATCGCAATGAGTGGAGGTTTCGGCTCAGAAATTGGGTGGGGCGTCGAGCAGACGCCATCATCAGCAATTCATCAGCGGGCGATGCATATTGGGCCGCGTTGCAGCCAAACGGGAATCGGTATGTAATCGGAAACGTCGTGACCGCTCCAGGAACATCTCGCAATAGCCATGTGCGATTCTCTGGCACGCGGCTCGTTGTCTTCGCTGGCCGTCTGGAAGCGCAGAAAAACGTCGGTGTAACGCTGGAAGCCTTCATAACCGCGTCGGCGCGCGATCCGAATCTGCGATTCCGCATTATCGGAGAGGGGAGCGAAAGGGGGTCATTAGAGCGCCGGACACGCATCGCCGGCTTGGGTGAAACCATCGAATTCACCGGCTTCGTACCCGACCTTCAGCCGCACCTCGCCGAAGCGGATCTACTCGTTACCCTCAGTACCTACGAAGGTATGCCCAATGTGCTGGTCGAAGCGATCACGACAGGCGTGCCGGTGGTCGTCTCTGGGATATCGCAGCATTTGGAAATCGTGGGGGCGGACTACCCATATGTCGTCGACGTTGGCGCTGACGCACAAACTGCAGCCGACGCCATCATTTCGGCTGCTTACGATGCTGGCGCTCCTGATACCCTCGCGGATGCGCGTGCCGCCTTATTAGCGCGGACTCCGACACGGGTAGCCGACGAGTACCTCGACGCATTTCGACACACGATTAGGAGCTCTCAAAGCCCACTGCTCGACTAG
- a CDS encoding NAD-dependent epimerase/dehydratase family protein, which produces MSINGESVLVAGAGGFIGGHLAGALAEQGAVVRGVDIKPLSDWYQIPSGMEARRLDLSKIEDCTQAVEGIETVYMLAADMGGMGFIETHKADCMLSVLTSTHMLMAARDAGVNRYFYSSSACVYAADKQVDANVTALKESDAYPAMAEDGYGWEKLFTERMCRHFREDFGLETRVARYHNVYGPIGSFEGGREKAPAALCRKVAEAVLNGRHEIEIWGDGEQTRSFMYIDDCVEGTMRIAKGGSPEPVNLGSSELVSINQLVDIIEKIAGVAVRRNYKLDAPLGVRGRNSDNTMIQQIYGWEPSTRLVDGLERTYQWIYDQFAARRGNCAAG; this is translated from the coding sequence ATGAGCATTAATGGTGAATCGGTACTGGTAGCCGGGGCTGGTGGCTTCATCGGAGGCCATCTGGCAGGGGCGCTGGCCGAGCAGGGCGCAGTAGTGCGCGGAGTGGACATCAAACCGCTCAGCGATTGGTACCAGATTCCGTCGGGTATGGAAGCGCGACGACTCGACCTCTCGAAAATTGAAGATTGCACGCAGGCTGTAGAAGGTATAGAAACTGTCTACATGCTGGCAGCCGACATGGGCGGCATGGGCTTCATTGAAACCCATAAAGCCGACTGCATGCTGTCGGTTCTGACGAGTACTCATATGCTCATGGCGGCCCGGGATGCAGGCGTGAACCGGTATTTCTATTCAAGTTCGGCTTGTGTGTACGCAGCGGACAAACAGGTCGACGCCAATGTGACGGCTTTGAAGGAAAGCGATGCCTACCCCGCCATGGCTGAGGATGGCTATGGATGGGAAAAGTTGTTCACTGAGCGAATGTGTAGGCACTTCCGAGAGGACTTCGGCCTAGAAACGAGGGTGGCCCGTTACCACAATGTGTACGGTCCAATCGGCAGTTTTGAGGGAGGCCGGGAAAAAGCGCCAGCAGCGTTGTGTCGCAAAGTTGCTGAAGCCGTGCTCAATGGACGCCACGAAATAGAAATATGGGGGGATGGCGAGCAGACTCGCAGCTTCATGTATATCGATGACTGCGTTGAGGGTACGATGCGAATTGCAAAGGGTGGCAGTCCAGAACCCGTCAACTTGGGCAGCTCCGAGCTCGTCAGCATTAATCAGTTGGTCGATATAATTGAGAAAATCGCTGGGGTAGCTGTACGACGAAATTATAAACTAGACGCACCGCTTGGGGTTCGTGGCCGCAATAGTGATAATACGATGATTCAACAGATTTATGGCTGGGAGCCATCGACTCGGCTTGTCGACGGTCTAGAGCGTACATACCAGTGGATCTATGATCAATTCGCCGCTCGCCGGGGTAATTGCGCTGCTGGATAG
- a CDS encoding glycosyltransferase family 4 protein: MKIVVHDFVGHPGQLQLSRELARRGHTVEHQYCQSIATGRGATSRRQDDPVSFSIKAISLRGEFARYSPVRRVFQELKYGWLSTRAVLTSRPDVAIFANVPVLPLLIVVIALRIRRIRYIFWWQDVYSEAVGTAARRRFKMIGGTIAWLVDRVEYTIARGAAAIVPITDAFVDRLRTWGIGCEKVRVIPNWGALDEVPSRPRINEWSTFHGLNDVTVVMYAGTLGLKHDPSLIAKLARNAPSDCRFVVVSEGKGRAWLEENCRDIDNLILMDYQPYEQLPDMLGSADVLLVLLEADASRFSVPSKILNYLCARRPVLALLPLENAAAHMLRDAEAGIVVVPEEAAGATSAMFRLLSDPELREQMAASGRQYAERTFDIRTIGDNFEKVIRFAFGQGDLLECDDEPDLTAEITSKRNLTESMSGQDKK; encoded by the coding sequence GTGAAAATCGTTGTCCACGACTTTGTCGGTCACCCTGGTCAACTCCAGCTCAGTCGCGAGCTGGCCCGGCGGGGCCATACCGTGGAGCATCAATATTGCCAGTCGATTGCGACCGGACGGGGTGCGACGAGTCGCCGTCAGGACGATCCCGTCTCATTTTCAATTAAAGCAATATCTCTAAGGGGCGAGTTCGCTCGGTATTCACCGGTACGCCGAGTCTTCCAAGAATTGAAATATGGGTGGTTGTCGACGCGCGCAGTTCTGACATCACGGCCAGACGTCGCGATATTCGCAAATGTTCCGGTTCTACCTTTATTGATAGTCGTGATTGCTTTGCGAATCCGTCGAATTCGCTACATCTTCTGGTGGCAGGATGTGTACAGCGAGGCCGTGGGAACAGCTGCTCGCCGAAGATTCAAAATGATCGGGGGAACGATTGCTTGGCTGGTAGATCGTGTCGAATATACGATCGCGCGGGGCGCCGCTGCGATCGTGCCTATCACCGATGCATTCGTCGACCGTCTCCGTACCTGGGGTATCGGCTGCGAGAAAGTTCGTGTCATTCCGAATTGGGGTGCCTTAGACGAGGTGCCTAGCAGACCGCGGATAAATGAGTGGTCGACTTTCCATGGGCTGAACGACGTTACCGTGGTGATGTATGCAGGGACTCTTGGGCTTAAGCACGATCCCTCTCTCATCGCCAAACTTGCGCGGAACGCGCCATCCGACTGTCGTTTCGTTGTCGTCTCTGAAGGTAAGGGCAGAGCATGGTTAGAAGAAAACTGTCGCGATATCGACAATCTTATCCTCATGGATTATCAACCCTACGAACAGCTGCCAGACATGCTCGGCAGCGCTGATGTTCTCCTCGTGCTGTTGGAGGCTGATGCGAGTAGGTTTTCGGTCCCGTCGAAGATCCTCAACTATCTCTGTGCCCGGCGGCCAGTCCTCGCGCTTCTACCCTTGGAGAATGCTGCGGCACACATGTTAAGGGACGCCGAGGCGGGAATCGTCGTGGTACCAGAGGAAGCCGCGGGCGCCACCAGTGCGATGTTCCGCCTACTTTCTGATCCCGAACTTCGAGAGCAGATGGCAGCAAGCGGACGCCAATACGCTGAACGCACCTTCGATATCCGCACTATCGGGGACAACTTTGAAAAGGTTATACGCTTTGCGTTCGGCCAGGGTGACTTGCTTGAATGTGATGACGAGCCTGATCTCACCGCTGAAATAACTAGCAAAAGAAATTTAACTGAAAGTATGAGTGGACAGGACAAAAAATGA